GACCGAAGCCGGCTATCAGCATGATCATTGTACCCTGTATCATAGCAGTGATCACTCCACCTATGGCTTTTCCCAATGCCACAAAGAACCTGGGTACAGGGGCTATTAGTATCTCTTTGAGAAATCCGAATTCCCGGTCCCATATAATGGATACGCCACCGGTAAGGGATGAGAATAATATAGACATCCCGATAATACCGGGTGCCAGGAAACTGTTATCAGTCTGTCCTCCTCCCCGCATCTGGAACGACGAGTTGAATGCAGAACCCAGGATGATCAGAAAGAACAGGGGTGTTGCCAGTGACCCAATGATCCGGCTTTTGGACCTGCGGAAACGTATCATTTCACGCAGCCACAAAGTGTAGACCGTATTCAATGCAGTAAAAGTAGTATTGTTGGAGGGTTCTTGAACCAATTCACCGCCTCCTGGCCTGGAGTTTGAATGTTATCCGATCAACATTGCTGCTCTCTTCTTCCCTTATAGCCCGGCCGGTATTGGCCAGGAACACATCATCCAGGGTTGGCCTGTGAAGATCAACTGATCGGATATTTATTCCGGCCCTGGAGGCAATTGTAAGAAGATGGGGTATCTGGTGGGTCCCATCCTTGATTGTAATAAAAACACAGGTGTTCTTCACGGTAACATTGCTTGTACTGCCGTTGGTATTGTACAGCTTGCATAATTCAGAGGCCTTTTCATCATCCTCAACGCTTAAAATGATCACATCTCCTCCCAGAGCATCTTTTAGCTTCTCAGTTGTATCCAGGGCAGCGATTCGTCCGTGATCGATTATTGCGATGCGGTCACACAGGTGATCTGCCTCTTCCATGTAATGGGTTGTCAGCATGATAGTAACATTCTCTTCCTGGTTCAATCGGCGAATATAGTCCCAGATATGGTTGCGTGTTTGTGGGTCCAGACCAAGGGTCGGTTCATCCAGGAACAGGACCTTGGGATGGTGCATCAAGCCCCTGGCGATCTCCAGGCGCCTCATCATCCCACCGCTATATGTTTTTACTATTACATCCGCTTTGTCTCCCAGCTCCACCAGTTCCATTACCTCATGTATCCGCTGTTTACGAATATTTTTTGGCAGGCCATACAGCCGCCCGTGCAGATCCAGGTTCTCCCATCCGGTGAGTCTATCATCCAGGGTCGTACCTTGAAATACCACGCCTATGTTCTGTCTTACCTTTGAGGATTGTTTTACCACATCTATCCCCCATACTTCTGCACTGCCGTGGGTTGGTGGGATCATAGTGGAGAGCATATTTATCAATGTAGTCTTGCCGGCACCGTTGGGTCCCAGCAGACCGAAAAGTTCTCCTTGTTCGACCGCTATGCTGATATTGTCCACTGCTATTAATTCATCGAATTTTCGCGTCAGGTTGAAAGTCTCAATGGCAGTGGAATTCATGAGGGTACATTATTTTCGAAGTATAAAAAGGATGAACTAAAATGTTAATGTAAAATAGTATATGTATAATTTAATATATTATATAATAATATTTAATTCATAAATTTTTCTAACCTAAAGAGGATGGCAAATATGAACGACGAGAAATTAATTGCACATGTAAAAGAACGTCTTGAAAATGGACGAATGCCAGAAGCAATAAAGGACGCTGCATTAATGGATTCCCTTATCACACAAGAAGATCTTGAATATTATATTAATCAATACCTTCAAAAAGGATGGATTTCCAAAGCCATTAAAGGGGCAAAAGCTGCTGGAATAGACATTCCTGAAGAGACACTAATGGATTATATTGACAAATATCTGGAAGAAGAAATGATCTATTCTGCTATTGAAGGTGCTAGAGTTCTGGGTATTTCGCTTTCAAAAGACAGACTTATAGAAACCGGGAGAAAATGTCTTCTGAAGGGAAAGCTCCACCATGCGGTGGAAGCCTACAGATTATCAGGTTCACAACTACCTGAAGAAGAGCTGGTAATATGCGGAAATTACTGTTTACACAAGGGGCAGCTCAGCACAGGTCTGGAAGCTTACAAGTTAGCAGGTAGGGCATTGCCTGAAGATGATCTTGTTATCTGTGGTGAAAAATGTCTGGAAGAGGGTATTATCAATCGTGCCTTGGAAGCATTCGAATTGGCTGATAAGATTCCCAAAAAAGAAAAACTTCAAGAATGTGCTGCCAAATGTCTGGGAGAAGAACGACATGATGAAGCAAGAAAGACCTTAGTGACGCTTAATAATCTGTATCCTGTCCATTAATTCAGGAAATACGAATTCATGTTTGTCATCATGCCACCACTGCCCGATAGGGCAGCAAAGCAGGCAGCCAACCTAGAGCCTTTATTTTGAGCCAAGCAGCTTAATAAGCAACGCTTTCTGGGCATGCAGCCGATTCTCAGCTTCATCCAGGATTGCAGAATGAGGTCCGGTAAGTACTTCGCTTGTGATCTCTTCACCACGGTGAGCAGGGAGGCAGTGAAGCACCATACAATCATCCTTGGCAATATTTACTAATTCCTCATTGATCTGATAATCTTTCAAATCCAGCAATCTCTGCTTTCTCTCATCATCGTCGCCCATGGATACCCATACATCTGTATATAGAACATCTGCATTCTCTGCTGCATCCTCCGGTCTTCGCACGATCTTGACATTTCCACCCATATCCCTCCCCTTTTGAACAATATCAACATCTGGTTCATACCCTTCAGGACATGCAACATTGATCTCCATCCCTGTAATTGCTGCTGCTAATATAGCAGAATTGCATACATTATTCCCGTCACCGATCCAGGCCAGCTTCAAGCCTTCGAACTTCCCCATATATTCCCGTATTGTCTGAAGGTCGGCAAGCAGCTGGCAGGGATGCTCGATATCAGACAGCCCGTTTATCACAGGTACCGATGCATATTGGACCATTTCTTCCAGGGTCTTATGACTGTTCACCCTTGCCATTATGGCATGCACATACCTGGACATAACCTGGGCTGTATCTCCAACAGTCTCGCCGCGTCCCAACTGGAGGTCCCGGTAATTAAGATACAATGCATGACCTCCCAGCTCCGCCATTGCAACTTCAAAAGAGAGTCGGGTCCTGGTTGATGATTTTTCAAAAACCATTGCCAAACTCTTGCTCTTAAGCATTTCAACAACCATACCCTTGGCTCTTTTGGCTTTAAGGTCATCTGCCATATCAAGCAGTTCATTGATCTCATCACAGGACAGATCACTAATGGATAATATATTTGCCAAAAATCTTACCTCCAGTATTACCCAACTGTCTTAGACAGCAGGTCTATTTATCATTATCCCCGCGCAGGGCTTTCATGTGGTCTATACGTTTTTGTATCAATTCCTGTTTGCCTATATCATGCCTGCACTCCAGGGGACCTGAAATATTAGCTAATGCCGTCTCAGCAATCTGTTCTGCCTCTGTTATGGTCCCGGCCATCCCTACTACAGCAACTGCCCGTGACCCTGTGGTATACACCACAGCTTCTTTTTCGTAGACGCTGGAATAAAACAGAATTGCACTGCCAGTATCACCCACATTAATAGGCGCATCTTTGGTCGGGTTCTCAGGATAGCCTGCAGGCACCGCGTACTTACATACAGTCGCCATGTTTGAAAACCGGACATCAAGGTTATCAAGTGAACCCGCGGTCACTGCTTCAGCAATATCAATAAAATCAGTCTCAAGCAGTGGCAATACATTCATTGCTTCCGGGTCTCCGAACCGGGCATTGAATTCAATTACCCTGATACCTTTGGCGGTCAGTATGAACTGACCGTACAGTATGCCGTGGAACTCTTCACCAGTATCTTCTTTTACCTTGAGAATGACATCCTGCATGATCCCTTTTGCTTCTGAATAATCCTGCTTGTTCATGAAAGGCAAAAGAGGTCCCGCATCATTATAAGACCCCATACCACCAGTATTTGGCCCCAGGTCTCCATCATATGCCCGTTTGTGGTCCTGGACAGATGGTGCAAAGGCCAGATGCGTGCCATCCACAAATGCCTGGACAGTAACTTCCTCACCCTTCAGATTCTCTTCAATAACAACAATATCGTTCTTTAACAGTTCACTCACATATGCTTTGGCTGCATCAACATCAGGTAGCTGGTCGCCCATGACCTTAACTCCTTTTCCGCCTGTCAGACCAGCCGGTTTTACTGCCACATCCCCCAGTTCATCCACATATTTATGGGCAGCTTGCTCCTGTTTTAGATCAAACACCTGGAAATCAGGCAGACCTGTAATATGGTATTTCTGCATGAATTTACGGGTCCATGCCTTATCGAATTCTAATTTGGCAACAGCTTTTTTTGGTCCCACCGAAGGTATGCCAAACGTCTCAAGCGCATCGGCCACTCCGGCAGCAAGTGCTGATTCAGGGCCAATTACAGCAATGTCAATTTCTTTTTTCTTGGCATATTCTGATATTGCATCAACGTTTGTTTCAGAACTGATAAGAAAGTCCTCGCATAACGCTGCTATTCCAGGGTTCTTCTTTGACATTACAGCATAGAGTTGATGTTCGCGCCTACTTTTTGAGATAGCATAGGCAATGGCGTGTTCCCGTCCCCCTCCACCGACCAATAATATCTTTATCATAATAAATCCTCATTTAATGTTATAAATTATAAGGTAGATTCCAATTCATAATATATAATAATAAGATTATGGTTTGTATCTGCAATAGATTTGGAGACAAAATCATCTTCTTTTGTAAAGGTTTATTATACGTTACGTTTCATATGGGTATATTTACCATTCGGAGGGTAATGAAAGGATGGAAACAAGAGATATTATTTATTCAATTGTAATGATTATATCGTCCTTTGTATTGACGTACAAATGGATGACAAGATTTGCCTCCGCAGACCATACTGCAGATGCCGTTGTAGTGCTTGCTGCCATGGTATTAATAAGTTCGCTTGCGTTAATGATACTCTCGATAGATACGAGGCTAAGAAGAATGGAAGAAACATTGGAATCCAAGGAACGGGCATTGCGAATCAACATTCAAAGCGTTGAAGATAATCTAGATCGAAAACTCAATGCTGTACTCAACAAAACCAACAGCAATATGGATGAAATGTCAAAAAGGATGTATAGATAGAAATTAAGTGATTCTAATAAATCAGATTAAAATTAGGACATAATTCAATCTATAAAAGCATTTTGCAGTATTTTTTCGGCCTGATCGATGGCCCTGGAAGCATCTTCCAGATTTGAGACCCTTCTTATATCAACGCGGCCCTTTTTATATATCATAATCTGCCAGTCATCAAGTCTGAACCTGGCCACACCCAGTCGTGTCGAACAACGCATTTCAGGAACCGCCCATTCAGCTAGAATGGTGCATACCCTTTCCATATCAAGGCCACGGCCAAAGTTTGATTCCGCAATGAAAAGCTTAGGGTCCTCTATACAGGGTCTGGATATATGGATTTCTCTTCCAGTAATCATACCGACTTATATGGGGCGACAGTTATATTACAATTAGGGATAAAAGCTAAATTATATTATATAGATGTTAAAATGTAAAAAGAGGATGGATAATAATGATAACATCAAGTGGTTTGTTGATTCTGGTAGTCGCCATTGCTGCATTTATAGCTGTAGTATATTTCATGAAAGTGGTCAAGTACCTCATTGTGAATTCAATTATAGGATTGATATTATTATTTGTGTCGAAATTCGTAATAGGAGCCCTTGATCTCGGGTTTAATATTGATATTAACCTGGTAGCAATATTGATATGTGCTATTGGTGGAGTTCCGGGAGTAATAATAGTCATTTTACTTGGCTTTTTGGGTATACCTCTGGCATGAAAATAAAAAAAAAGCAAAAAGCAGGAGTAATTCTCCTGCCTATACCAATTTCGGAGAATAATATTTCTTAATCACAGTACCGCATTTCTTACAGGATATTATCAACCAATCTCCTATTTGCTCATTATCAAAATTCTCAAATATTGATGCTTCGCAGGTCGGACATACATAATATTGCTTGAAATAGTAGTTGTAAAACTCTGGTGTAGATTTTAGCCAATCAAGAGTTTTTAACATCATTTCAAGGTATCGCTGGTTGGGTTTGTTCTCTTCAAGCTTGCTTCGAAGACGATCGCCCACCTGTTGTATCTGGCGTTTTGTACCCTGCTGAATCTTCTTGTAATCTGAAATATAATTACTGCTTTTTTCGAGATACTTCAGATAGTTTTTATGAGTATCATTCCCTTTTTGCCTGATCGTCCTAAGGAAATATTCGCTCATAAGGTCTTCCAGCAGGTCGCTACATGTGGTGCAAATGTTATATTCTGGGAAATGCTTTGAATCCTGAAGTTCACCACAGACCACACAGGTTTCCATATGCCTCACCTCCTAATCGATATTTAAAGGAATAGTAGCTTCCCTGGTGAACATTATTGGGAATACATTAATAACTGCCAGCAGATCGCCTTTTTTGACATCTCCTGAATCGATTCCTAAAATATAAGCTGTTTCTACAACCCTATCGTATTCAACAGGAGCTGAACATCCACCTTTGCCCCCCAGTTTCAATACCGATGCATGTGCATGGTGATTGAAGGCACAGGGCATGGCAAGTGTATCTCTTTGCAGGATAATTGGTTTTATCTTTATCTTTTCAAACTTTCCATTACCAATTGTCATACTTTCATCTGCAATTACCATTTCCCACTTAGCTCTTGTGGCTATGGTGAATTCATATGTCGATGCCTGGACTTTCCTAGACCGGACGTGGTCTTTTTCTTTTGAAATTATATTTACAATTTCTGGCATTGTATTTCACCTTGAGTACAATAACACGTCAATCTATATATAGTTTATCACGTTTAATCATTATAATAGTTCATAAATTAATCACCGATTTATCAGACTCTTTCGAGAATGATCAGACTGTTTGAGTATTTGGTATTGAAATGCTGCAATTTCAATTATTTTTTTCATAGTTCCAGTAATTTATAGAATTCTTCCCAATTAAGTTCAGTAGCCAGGCATCCCGACGTTTCAAGTTCCATACCTACTCCCACAACTCCGATGTTGGAACACATATCCAGACCGTTCTTAACTTCAAACTTGCATCCAATACCAATAATGCCTTTTGGGCGATATTTTTTCACCATTCTCTTGATGAAACTGGAACCAGGTACAATGAAAACCTTATATCCGAGATCTTCCGCTTTTTCTTTGGCATTTCCAATTTCACACCTGCCGCAGTTTATACACTGGAGACCTTCGGGACCTAATTTTGATGGGCATTCAATGCTTCTCAGGCATTGGGGGAAAAATATTATTCTTTCATTATTTGGGATATTATAGAACTGGCGAAATGAAACCTTGTTTTGTAACTGGATGGCAGTCCTGTCAATGATCGAATCATCAAGTCTTACAAGACGAAAGATTGCTTTTAATACACCTTCCAATAATATGATTATTGAAAGCATGAAATTCGGGAACAAAAATCGCCCGGTAATAAATGAATGCACAATAAGAATGGAAGTAATAAATGATATTAATAGGGTCGATAATGAAATTATTACTACTAGCTGTCCAATAAATATAAATATGTCAGTTGGGGTAAGTTCAATCAGTACCATTTATTTACTTGGAAATGGGGCTCAATAATATAAATATATCTTAAACGGGTTTTTCTCATAGAAACTTTAATGTCCACTCATTCGTATGTGTATCCCATATTTAAGAGGATTATAAATGTTAGATATAGTAATACCTAAAGGCAGTCTTGAAGAGCAGACATTATTGTTATTCAAACAGGCAGACCTTCCGATAAAAAAAACAGATCGTGAATACAATCCCCAGGTAAATGATCCCAGGATAAAAAGAGTCAAAATACTACGTCCCCAGGAGATTCCTACATACGTTGACCAGGGATATTTTGATCTCGGAATTACAGGTTTGGACTGGATAAAAGAATCCGGCAGTGATGTTGTTGAGGTGGCGGATTTGCCTTATAGTAAACAAGGTGCAGGCAATGTAAAGATAGTAATTGCCGTGCCGCAAGATGATAAGACAATTAAGACCGCTGCAGACATCAAACCCAACAGCAGGGTTTCAACCGAATATCCCAACCTGACAAAATCATATTTCGAGAAACTGGGAGTTCCAATTGAGATATTCTTTTCCTATGGCGCCACAGAAGCAAAAGTCCCGGAACTGGTGGATGTGGTTGTAGATCTTACCGAGACCGGGTCCACACTCCGAAAGAACGGCCTGAAGATCGTAGATGTTATTACCGAATCGTCTACAAAACTCATTGCCAACAAGAAAAGCTGGGAAGACCCGAAAAAACGTCAAAGTATAGAAGAGATCAGGACATTACTGCTGGCAGTTATTGAAGCCCGTGGAAAAGTCCTGATCGATCTCAACGTGCACAAGGATAAACTGGATGCCCTGGTTGAAGCACTTCCTGCAATGAAGAAACCTACAGTGAACCAGCTGTATAAATCAGATTACTATGCAGTGGAAACTGTGGTTAATAAAAATGAGATCAATATTCTGATCCCAAAATTGAAATCCCTGGGTGCAGAGGATATATTGGAACTTGATATTTCCAAGATAGTCCACTAATTTTTATTATATCCTGCTAACCAGGTCGTATAGTGCAGCTTTTGGATCAGAGGCTTTTACTACACCTGAAGCCAGCAGCACACCTACGCTTCCAAGCTCAAGGGCAGCTGCCAGGTCTTCACCTTTACTGATTCCTGCACCGCACAGAACTTTAACATCAGGATTAACCTGTTTGACTGCCTCCACAGAACCAGTGACCACTTCAGGGTCAGCTTTTGAAACAGGTATGCCTGAACCGATCAGTTCCGGTGGTTCAACTGCTACATAATCAGGTCCAAGTGCAGATGCCGCGCTGGTTGTAGCAATGTTGTTGGTACATACGATTGTACTCAGTCCTGAGCTGCGGGCCGCCGTTAGGGCTGCATCGATCTCAGCTAGTCCCAAACGCCGCTCTGAATGATTGATCAGCGTTCCAGTTGCTCCCGCTTCCTTAATGGTCCGGGCCATAATATGTCCTGTAAAACTGCCGGC
The sequence above is a segment of the Methanosarcinales archaeon genome. Coding sequences within it:
- the purD gene encoding phosphoribosylamine--glycine ligase, with the translated sequence MKILLVGGGGREHAIAYAISKSRREHQLYAVMSKKNPGIAALCEDFLISSETNVDAISEYAKKKEIDIAVIGPESALAAGVADALETFGIPSVGPKKAVAKLEFDKAWTRKFMQKYHITGLPDFQVFDLKQEQAAHKYVDELGDVAVKPAGLTGGKGVKVMGDQLPDVDAAKAYVSELLKNDIVVIEENLKGEEVTVQAFVDGTHLAFAPSVQDHKRAYDGDLGPNTGGMGSYNDAGPLLPFMNKQDYSEAKGIMQDVILKVKEDTGEEFHGILYGQFILTAKGIRVIEFNARFGDPEAMNVLPLLETDFIDIAEAVTAGSLDNLDVRFSNMATVCKYAVPAGYPENPTKDAPINVGDTGSAILFYSSVYEKEAVVYTTGSRAVAVVGMAGTITEAEQIAETALANISGPLECRHDIGKQELIQKRIDHMKALRGDNDK
- the tpiA gene encoding triose-phosphate isomerase, which encodes MNQPIIVLNFKTYLEGTGKNAVSIAQSCKDVADETGANIVAAPQIPDIYRVASTVDIPVFSQHLDSVGAGSFTGHIMARTIKEAGATGTLINHSERRLGLAEIDAALTAARSSGLSTIVCTNNIATTSAASALGPDYVAVEPPELIGSGIPVSKADPEVVTGSVEAVKQVNPDVKVLCGAGISKGEDLAAALELGSVGVLLASGVVKASDPKAALYDLVSRI
- a CDS encoding ATP phosphoribosyltransferase, which gives rise to MLDIVIPKGSLEEQTLLLFKQADLPIKKTDREYNPQVNDPRIKRVKILRPQEIPTYVDQGYFDLGITGLDWIKESGSDVVEVADLPYSKQGAGNVKIVIAVPQDDKTIKTAADIKPNSRVSTEYPNLTKSYFEKLGVPIEIFFSYGATEAKVPELVDVVVDLTETGSTLRKNGLKIVDVITESSTKLIANKKSWEDPKKRQSIEEIRTLLLAVIEARGKVLIDLNVHKDKLDALVEALPAMKKPTVNQLYKSDYYAVETVVNKNEINILIPKLKSLGAEDILELDISKIVH
- a CDS encoding ATP-binding cassette domain-containing protein, yielding MNSTAIETFNLTRKFDELIAVDNISIAVEQGELFGLLGPNGAGKTTLINMLSTMIPPTHGSAEVWGIDVVKQSSKVRQNIGVVFQGTTLDDRLTGWENLDLHGRLYGLPKNIRKQRIHEVMELVELGDKADVIVKTYSGGMMRRLEIARGLMHHPKVLFLDEPTLGLDPQTRNHIWDYIRRLNQEENVTIMLTTHYMEEADHLCDRIAIIDHGRIAALDTTEKLKDALGGDVIILSVEDDEKASELCKLYNTNGSTSNVTVKNTCVFITIKDGTHQIPHLLTIASRAGINIRSVDLHRPTLDDVFLANTGRAIREEESSNVDRITFKLQARRR
- a CDS encoding DUF116 domain-containing protein produces the protein MLSIIILLEGVLKAIFRLVRLDDSIIDRTAIQLQNKVSFRQFYNIPNNERIIFFPQCLRSIECPSKLGPEGLQCINCGRCEIGNAKEKAEDLGYKVFIVPGSSFIKRMVKKYRPKGIIGIGCKFEVKNGLDMCSNIGVVGVGMELETSGCLATELNWEEFYKLLEL
- a CDS encoding DUF22 domain-containing protein produces the protein MPEIVNIISKEKDHVRSRKVQASTYEFTIATRAKWEMVIADESMTIGNGKFEKIKIKPIILQRDTLAMPCAFNHHAHASVLKLGGKGGCSAPVEYDRVVETAYILGIDSGDVKKGDLLAVINVFPIMFTREATIPLNID
- the argF gene encoding ornithine carbamoyltransferase; amino-acid sequence: MANILSISDLSCDEINELLDMADDLKAKRAKGMVVEMLKSKSLAMVFEKSSTRTRLSFEVAMAELGGHALYLNYRDLQLGRGETVGDTAQVMSRYVHAIMARVNSHKTLEEMVQYASVPVINGLSDIEHPCQLLADLQTIREYMGKFEGLKLAWIGDGNNVCNSAILAAAITGMEINVACPEGYEPDVDIVQKGRDMGGNVKIVRRPEDAAENADVLYTDVWVSMGDDDERKQRLLDLKDYQINEELVNIAKDDCMVLHCLPAHRGEEITSEVLTGPHSAILDEAENRLHAQKALLIKLLGSK
- a CDS encoding pro-sigmaK processing inhibitor BofA family protein, with amino-acid sequence MITSSGLLILVVAIAAFIAVVYFMKVVKYLIVNSIIGLILLFVSKFVIGALDLGFNIDINLVAILICAIGGVPGVIIVILLGFLGIPLA